In Candidatus Sericytochromatia bacterium, the DNA window ATCGAGGCGATCCGTGCCCGTCTCGCCAGCGACGTGCTGGCGATGGTGAGCGAGGACGTTCACGTGGTGGCGCTGGACGAGGTGCAGTTCTTCGATGACGCCATCGTGGAGGCCTGCCAGGCCCTGGCAGACGCGGGCAAGCGCGTGATCTGCACGGGGCTGGATCTGGACTTTCGCGGCGAGCCCTTCGGCTTCATGCCCCGTCTGATCACGATGGCCGAAGAGGTCGAAAAGCTGACGGCCATCTGCATGACCTGCGGGGCCCCGGGCACCCGCACGCAACGCCTCGTCGATGGGCGTCCTGCCCATTACGAGGAAGCGGTCATCTTGATCGGGGCGGCCGAAGCCTACGAGCCACGCTGTCGAGCCTGCCACGTCGTGCCGGGCAAGCCCACCCTGGAAGGCCGTCCCCCCTTTGTTGCGGCCGCGATCAGCCTGCCCAGCTTCAAGGGGCCCTGACCCCCACCACGACGATTCCGCCGGCAGCGAAGCCTATGCAGGCGGTTTTCCGCCCCGTGCGCGGCCGCTCAGATCAGCTTCCCACGCGGCAAAGCATACTCTAAACAGTCTGAGGTACAATAAATTTGGTTGCACGGCGCACTTGCCGGAGCGTCTTGGAAAACGCTCCGTCCGTGTGAGGCAGTCGAAGGGCTGCTTCAGGTGCGCAACGCCTGGGGGGGTGGCATGTGCGCATCAATACCAATGTCAACGCCGTACAGGCGTGGCGCAACCTGCAAAAAAATGACGACGCGCTGAGCAAGTCACTCGAGCGCCTGTCGACCGGGTTGCGTATCAACCGCGGCAAGGATGACGCGTCCGGGCTGGCCATTTCGGAGCGGCTGCGCTCGCAGATCAGTGGCCTGACCGCGGCCGAGCAAAACATCCAAACCGGCTTCAATATGGTGGGCATCGCCGATGGCGTGCTCGAGCAGATGACGGCCGTGACGCAACGCATGCGCGACCTGACCGTTGCCGCCGCCAACACGGCCAGCGGGTCCTCCTCGCTCAGCGCCTTGGACACGGAATTTCAAGCGCTGAAAAGCCAGATCACCCAGATGGCCAGCTCGACGGCCTACCAGGGCACCACCCTCTTCACCGGCAGTGCCACGACGGTCACCTTGCAGGTGGGGCCGGAGCCTGGCTCAGCCAGCCAGATGACGCTTTCCTTCGGGCCGCTGAATGGCACGACGGGCACCTTCGACATCGCTGCCTCCGCCTATTCGCTCACGGCGTCCACGAATTTCAGCAGTCTGCTGACCAGCATCGACGGGGCCCTCAACTTCCTGCTCAACGAGCGGACCAAGGTCGGGGCACAGGCCAACGCCCTGGACTTCAAGATCAACCAGATCCAGGTGACGCGTGAAAACCTGCTGTCGGCGGACAGCCGCATCCGCGACACGGATATCGCCTATGAAACTGCCTTGCTGACGCGCAACCAGATCTTGGTGCAGTCGGCCACCGCCATGCTGGCCCAGGCCAATGCCAAGTCGCAAAACCTGCTCAGGTTGCTGCAGTAGCGGGCCCTCTCGCCAACTGGGCAAGATCGCCCAGGAAATTTTTTCACCGCGCATTCAAGTTCCGATCTGAATCTGCCGAAAGGTTCAGATTTGACGTTTCAACCGGAACGCGATAGGGAACATGAGTATCGGATGCATGAGGCATCCACTGAAGGGTAAAGGATTGCCCTTCTCGCGCGTTTGTCCAAGGAGGAATTATGCGCATCAATACGAACGTCAGTTCCCTCGTTGCATGGCGCAACCTGCAGAAGAACGACGACAACCTGTCAAGGTCCCTGGAACGCCTGTCTACCGGCCTTCGCATCAACGCTGGCAAGGACGATGCCTCGGGCTTGGGCATCTCCGAGCGCTTGCGGTCCAGCATCAGCGGCCTGACGGCAGCGGAGAGAAACATTCAAGACGGCTTCAACATGGTGGGC includes these proteins:
- a CDS encoding thymidine kinase, which produces MSTFGFYQIKRSTGWIEVICGSMFSGKTEELIRRVRRAQIAKQQVQVFKPEMDDRYRAELVNSHNGGQIEAIRARLASDVLAMVSEDVHVVALDEVQFFDDAIVEACQALADAGKRVICTGLDLDFRGEPFGFMPRLITMAEEVEKLTAICMTCGAPGTRTQRLVDGRPAHYEEAVILIGAAEAYEPRCRACHVVPGKPTLEGRPPFVAAAISLPSFKGP
- a CDS encoding flagellin, which gives rise to MRINTNVNAVQAWRNLQKNDDALSKSLERLSTGLRINRGKDDASGLAISERLRSQISGLTAAEQNIQTGFNMVGIADGVLEQMTAVTQRMRDLTVAAANTASGSSSLSALDTEFQALKSQITQMASSTAYQGTTLFTGSATTVTLQVGPEPGSASQMTLSFGPLNGTTGTFDIAASAYSLTASTNFSSLLTSIDGALNFLLNERTKVGAQANALDFKINQIQVTRENLLSADSRIRDTDIAYETALLTRNQILVQSATAMLAQANAKSQNLLRLLQ